Proteins encoded within one genomic window of Dermatophilus congolensis:
- a CDS encoding homoserine dehydrogenase, with product MNDDSRQVPLRVALLGFGVVGSAVAKVLTEGAEDLAARVGAPLELVGVAVRRAGVDRSASGLPAELFTTDAQSLVENADIVIEVIGGIEPARSLILRAFDHGASVVTANKALLAEDGPTLYAAAEKAGVDIHYEAAVAGAIPLLRPLRESLAGDSVNRVLGIVNGTTNYVLDQMDSTGMGFDEAVERAQQLGYAEADPTADVEGFDAAAKAAILASLSFHSRVALKGVSRTGITEVTSADMRAARAMGCVVKLLAICERTDVGEGEGISVRVHPAMVPVTHPLAGVRGAYNAVFVEASGAGELMFYGPGAGGEPTASAVMGDVVAQARHRVQGGRGPVESAYADLPVLDPGQAQTRYYLSLDVEDRPGVLASVAGLFSEAGLSIEQVRQESIAADEDGQESGHAELVIVTHQGSEASLSATVKAVSSLGVVRGVNSVMRVVGS from the coding sequence ATGAACGATGACTCTCGGCAGGTTCCGCTTCGTGTGGCGTTGCTTGGTTTTGGTGTGGTTGGTTCTGCAGTTGCGAAGGTGCTGACTGAGGGGGCTGAGGATTTAGCTGCGCGGGTTGGTGCGCCGTTGGAGTTGGTGGGTGTGGCGGTGCGCCGGGCTGGGGTGGATCGTTCTGCGTCGGGGTTGCCGGCGGAGTTGTTCACTACTGATGCGCAGTCGTTGGTGGAGAACGCGGATATTGTGATCGAGGTTATTGGTGGGATTGAGCCTGCGCGGTCGTTGATCCTGCGGGCGTTTGATCACGGTGCGAGTGTGGTGACGGCAAATAAGGCGTTGCTGGCTGAGGATGGTCCGACGCTGTATGCGGCTGCTGAGAAAGCTGGCGTGGACATTCACTATGAAGCTGCAGTGGCTGGTGCTATTCCGTTGCTGCGTCCTTTGCGGGAGTCGCTTGCTGGCGATTCGGTGAATCGTGTGCTCGGTATCGTCAATGGGACGACGAACTACGTTCTGGATCAGATGGATTCGACCGGTATGGGGTTCGATGAGGCGGTAGAGCGTGCTCAGCAGCTTGGTTATGCCGAGGCTGACCCAACTGCGGATGTTGAAGGGTTTGATGCTGCGGCTAAGGCAGCGATTCTGGCGTCGTTGTCGTTCCACTCGAGGGTGGCGTTGAAGGGTGTCTCCCGGACGGGGATCACTGAGGTGACAAGCGCAGATATGCGTGCGGCGCGGGCCATGGGGTGTGTGGTCAAGCTGTTGGCAATTTGTGAGCGTACTGATGTGGGTGAGGGGGAGGGTATTTCGGTGCGGGTGCATCCGGCGATGGTGCCGGTGACGCATCCGCTGGCTGGTGTTCGTGGGGCTTACAACGCGGTGTTTGTTGAGGCTTCGGGGGCTGGTGAGTTGATGTTCTATGGGCCTGGTGCTGGTGGTGAGCCGACGGCTTCGGCGGTGATGGGTGATGTGGTGGCCCAGGCTCGTCATCGTGTGCAGGGTGGCCGTGGACCGGTGGAGTCGGCGTATGCGGATTTGCCGGTGTTGGATCCGGGGCAGGCTCAGACTCGGTATTACCTGTCGTTGGATGTTGAGGATCGTCCAGGCGTGTTGGCGTCGGTGGCGGGGTTGTTCTCTGAGGCTGGTTTGTCAATCGAGCAGGTTCGTCAGGAGTCGATTGCTGCAGATGAGGATGGCCAGGAGTCTGGTCATGCTGAGTTGGTGATTGTGACGCATCAAGGTAGTGAGGCCTCGTTGTCGGCGACGGTGAAGGCCGTGTCGAGTTTGGGGGTTGTTCGCGGAGTTAATTCTGTGATGCGGGTTGTGGGGAGCTGA
- a CDS encoding NADP-dependent oxidoreductase → MPTTTRVFLAQYPNGEPTDEDLRIEETQLTTPEPGQALLQTLSLSLDPYMRGRMSQAESYFPPLELGSTIVGGTVSRVLECPGGELTPGDLVLGYGGWQTHSVENVAHLTRLDPDKAPPSTALGILGMPGFTAYAGLLLLGKPRPGETVAVAAATGPVGSAVGQIARIHGARAVGIAGGEAKTAYLKELGFDAALDHRSSTFAEDLATATPDGIDVYFENVGGHVFDAVLPRMNTYGRIPLCGLVSGYNSTDLPAGPDRSSQLMGTILKKSLTVRGFIQTEFQKDHYSDFLRDMTTWINEGKIQYKEDIVEGLENSREAFRGLLTGKNFGKLIIHVAE, encoded by the coding sequence ATGCCAACAACCACACGAGTGTTTCTCGCGCAGTACCCCAACGGCGAACCCACCGACGAAGACCTCCGCATCGAAGAAACCCAACTCACCACACCCGAACCCGGCCAAGCCCTTCTCCAAACCCTCTCCCTGTCCCTAGACCCCTACATGCGCGGACGTATGAGCCAAGCCGAGTCTTACTTCCCACCACTAGAACTCGGCAGCACAATCGTCGGCGGAACCGTCTCCCGTGTCCTTGAATGCCCCGGCGGCGAACTCACCCCCGGAGACCTCGTCCTGGGCTACGGCGGATGGCAAACCCACTCCGTAGAAAACGTCGCCCACCTCACCCGCCTCGACCCCGACAAAGCACCACCCTCCACCGCATTGGGCATCCTCGGCATGCCCGGATTCACCGCATACGCAGGGCTACTCCTGCTTGGAAAACCACGCCCAGGAGAAACCGTCGCCGTCGCAGCAGCAACCGGCCCCGTAGGCTCCGCCGTAGGACAAATCGCCCGCATCCACGGCGCCCGCGCAGTCGGCATCGCCGGCGGAGAAGCCAAAACCGCATACCTCAAAGAACTTGGCTTTGACGCCGCCTTGGACCACCGCAGCTCCACCTTCGCCGAGGACCTGGCCACCGCCACCCCCGATGGCATCGACGTCTACTTCGAAAACGTCGGCGGACACGTTTTCGACGCCGTCCTGCCCCGCATGAACACCTACGGACGCATCCCCCTGTGCGGCCTGGTATCTGGCTACAACTCCACCGACCTACCTGCCGGCCCCGACCGCAGCAGCCAACTCATGGGCACCATCCTCAAAAAATCCCTCACCGTCCGCGGATTCATCCAAACCGAATTCCAGAAAGACCACTACAGCGACTTCCTGCGCGACATGACCACCTGGATCAACGAAGGAAAAATCCAATACAAAGAAGACATCGTCGAGGGCCTGGAAAACTCCCGTGAAGCTTTCCGCGGCTTACTCACCGGCAAAAACTTCGGAAAACTCATCATCCACGTCGCTGAATAA
- a CDS encoding AAA family ATPase, producing the protein MKFHALTVRNFKGITETTVEFPDTGVIIIEGPNEAGKSSLIEAIDLLFRYKDSSSHKAITEAHPIGEDESPYVELEASIGPYRFSYAKRWAKRGANGARGRGGKTTLHITTPRTENHSGVAAHERATEILEEYVDTPLWDALRLLQGSELAPICLEGSTQLRAALDAASGAGTDAGGDGDTILTAVESEYTRYFTPSTGRPKGEYEKALAHVAAAQEQRDAAQRAVEEVDRDVKRHANISASIVDLRVKVQETENQARQWATRREQADTAREREAAAKHALTEALRVQEDSQSQAARREVLIDDVAGRVQQVQEAEKDFAAAAQQRTQMATRAEQVGEEITQAESHSRVCRRAVAAARQRRRQGALEQEKQRLSERVARVDDVAARLGRARNELEELRVDAQLREKLEAAEREVEVARIAQRAASARVTGRALAGSAAVEVDGAAVELGEDESEWVLCEPIEVVVPGVAAFRWVPEAGAAEHIDQVRRAEREVERLLVEECGVDSMQEAHRQASRRVVVEAEIERGEAERSALLAGDEISWMRDRLEEVEGALASMLLRTDGAEDKSDAADDGSEVALSALVEAEESAADEVERLRVRGEEAAVAAAEAREAATAAEANLVAGRRELQVRQSELEAARAQLSDEDVNERVVRAVAAVQEAQVEHEQARQAAQEAATGEEQLVAVERRVEGARSRLADAERELVRIEAVLEQAGGQGRAEQLDEAASQLEVAEHDAQVVTRRAEAARMLREVLREHSAQAKAAYVAPFRAEVERLGRLVYGPSFHVVVAEDLQVQERVLHGVNVPFESLSSGAKEQLSILVRLAVAQLVEPGEGVPVVIDDALGYSDPQRIVATTAAFESIGERAQVVMLTCTPGRYDGVRGAEVVVVGQDRYSVV; encoded by the coding sequence ATGAAATTTCACGCCCTAACCGTCCGCAACTTCAAAGGAATCACCGAAACCACAGTCGAATTTCCCGACACGGGCGTGATCATCATCGAAGGCCCCAACGAAGCAGGAAAATCAAGCCTCATCGAAGCCATCGACTTGCTCTTCCGATACAAAGACAGCTCTAGCCACAAAGCCATCACTGAAGCTCACCCCATCGGCGAAGACGAATCTCCCTACGTTGAACTCGAAGCCAGCATTGGCCCATATCGCTTTTCCTACGCCAAACGATGGGCAAAGCGCGGCGCCAATGGGGCACGAGGCCGCGGCGGAAAAACAACCCTGCACATCACTACTCCACGCACCGAAAACCATTCCGGCGTCGCCGCCCATGAACGAGCCACCGAAATACTGGAAGAATACGTAGACACCCCACTATGGGATGCCCTGCGTCTCCTGCAAGGCAGCGAACTTGCCCCCATCTGTCTAGAAGGCAGTACACAACTACGCGCCGCGCTTGACGCCGCAAGCGGAGCTGGTACTGATGCTGGCGGCGACGGGGATACCATTCTTACTGCTGTCGAGAGCGAATACACCCGCTACTTCACCCCCTCCACTGGGCGCCCCAAAGGCGAATACGAAAAAGCGCTTGCACATGTAGCAGCTGCCCAAGAACAGCGGGATGCAGCTCAACGCGCGGTTGAGGAAGTTGACCGGGACGTCAAGCGGCATGCGAACATCAGCGCCAGCATCGTCGATTTACGCGTAAAAGTTCAGGAGACCGAAAACCAGGCACGGCAATGGGCAACGCGGCGGGAACAAGCTGATACGGCTCGAGAACGCGAGGCTGCGGCTAAGCATGCGCTTACGGAAGCTCTTCGTGTGCAGGAGGACTCTCAGTCGCAGGCAGCTCGCCGGGAGGTGCTGATTGATGATGTCGCTGGGCGTGTGCAGCAGGTACAGGAAGCGGAGAAAGATTTCGCCGCCGCTGCGCAACAGCGAACACAGATGGCAACTCGTGCTGAGCAGGTGGGGGAAGAAATAACGCAGGCTGAGAGTCACTCTCGTGTTTGCCGGCGTGCGGTGGCGGCTGCGCGGCAGCGGCGGAGGCAGGGTGCGTTGGAGCAAGAGAAGCAGCGGTTGAGTGAACGTGTTGCGCGTGTAGATGACGTGGCAGCGCGGCTGGGGCGAGCACGTAATGAGTTGGAGGAGTTGCGTGTAGATGCGCAGCTGCGAGAGAAGCTTGAGGCTGCTGAGCGGGAAGTGGAGGTGGCACGTATTGCTCAGCGGGCGGCTTCAGCGCGGGTGACGGGGCGTGCATTGGCTGGTTCGGCTGCAGTTGAGGTTGATGGTGCTGCAGTTGAGCTGGGCGAAGATGAGAGTGAATGGGTGCTGTGTGAGCCCATTGAGGTAGTGGTTCCTGGTGTGGCGGCTTTCCGGTGGGTTCCTGAGGCGGGGGCGGCTGAGCACATTGATCAGGTGCGTCGTGCGGAACGTGAGGTGGAGCGGTTACTAGTAGAAGAGTGCGGGGTGGACAGCATGCAGGAGGCTCACCGTCAGGCATCGCGACGAGTTGTGGTGGAGGCTGAGATTGAGAGGGGTGAAGCTGAGCGCAGCGCGTTGTTGGCCGGTGATGAGATTAGTTGGATGCGCGATCGTCTTGAGGAAGTAGAAGGTGCGCTTGCCTCGATGCTTCTGAGAACGGATGGTGCTGAGGATAAGAGCGATGCGGCTGATGACGGTTCGGAGGTGGCATTAAGTGCGCTGGTGGAGGCTGAGGAGTCAGCTGCGGATGAGGTGGAGCGTCTTCGAGTACGTGGGGAAGAGGCCGCTGTTGCCGCTGCAGAGGCGAGGGAAGCCGCGACTGCTGCTGAGGCGAATCTTGTGGCTGGTCGGCGTGAGTTGCAGGTGCGGCAAAGTGAGTTGGAGGCGGCGCGTGCGCAGCTGAGCGATGAAGACGTTAACGAGAGAGTGGTCCGTGCCGTAGCTGCTGTGCAGGAGGCGCAGGTGGAGCATGAGCAGGCTCGGCAAGCGGCACAGGAAGCTGCTACAGGTGAAGAACAGTTGGTGGCGGTGGAGCGTCGGGTGGAGGGCGCGCGGTCTCGGTTGGCTGATGCTGAGCGTGAGTTGGTGCGTATTGAGGCTGTGCTGGAGCAGGCGGGTGGTCAGGGTAGGGCAGAGCAGTTGGATGAGGCTGCTTCGCAGTTGGAAGTGGCTGAGCATGATGCGCAGGTGGTGACGCGACGTGCGGAGGCAGCACGGATGTTGCGTGAGGTGCTGCGGGAGCACAGTGCGCAGGCTAAGGCTGCGTATGTCGCGCCGTTTAGGGCTGAGGTTGAACGGTTGGGACGGTTGGTGTACGGACCGTCTTTTCATGTGGTGGTGGCTGAAGATCTCCAGGTGCAGGAGCGGGTGCTGCACGGGGTGAATGTGCCGTTTGAGTCGTTATCCAGTGGTGCCAAGGAGCAGCTGTCGATTTTGGTGAGGTTGGCGGTGGCGCAGTTGGTGGAGCCGGGGGAGGGGGTGCCGGTGGTGATTGACGATGCGCTCGGGTATTCCGATCCGCAGCGCATTGTGGCTACTACTGCGGCTTTTGAAAGTATCGGTGAGCGGGCTCAGGTAGTGATGTTGACGTGTACTCCTGGTCGCTATGACGGGGTGCGGGGGGCTGAGGTTGTTGTTGTTGGGCAGGATCGGTATTCGGTGGTGTAG
- a CDS encoding metallophosphoesterase family protein — protein sequence MRIVHTSDWQLGMTRHYLAGEAQARYTAARIDAIRTIGELAHSHNADAIVVAGDVFDSNLVAPATVHRSIDAMRSVGLPIYLLAGNHDALNAVSIYTSPAWLDHVPENVHVLDTGITNTGLGFEIVAAPLPSNDPRADLLGRELDTLEGPGDLPRIALGHGSVDLIDPDSHNPATMRLATMERALECGAVNYIALGDRHSRLSVGNTGRIHYSGACEVTDFVEKLPGDVLIVDIDSARHVEVTPIHVGTWTFLTLEADLNSREDIVDLDSRLAAIDPKDRTVVRTILRGTLSLTDKAELDTLLERYSTSLAALFSWQRHEDIAVAVEGTDVETMGLSGFVASAARELEQRASTPHDQDAAAARDALSLLFRLSAGVRR from the coding sequence ATGCGGATCGTGCACACCAGCGACTGGCAGCTCGGTATGACACGCCACTATCTAGCAGGAGAAGCCCAAGCCAGATACACAGCCGCACGCATCGATGCCATCCGCACTATCGGTGAACTCGCACATAGCCACAACGCCGACGCCATCGTGGTTGCTGGCGACGTTTTCGACTCCAACCTCGTCGCACCTGCCACAGTCCACCGTTCTATCGACGCGATGCGCAGCGTGGGACTACCCATCTATCTCCTTGCCGGCAACCACGATGCTCTCAACGCCGTCTCCATCTACACCTCACCAGCATGGCTCGACCACGTACCCGAGAACGTCCACGTCCTCGATACCGGAATCACAAACACTGGCTTAGGGTTCGAAATCGTCGCCGCACCACTGCCATCAAACGACCCCCGCGCAGACCTACTTGGCCGCGAACTTGACACCCTCGAAGGCCCCGGGGATCTACCCCGCATCGCACTTGGTCACGGCAGCGTTGACCTCATCGATCCAGACTCACACAACCCGGCCACCATGCGCCTGGCCACCATGGAACGCGCCCTGGAGTGCGGCGCTGTCAACTACATCGCCCTGGGAGACAGGCACTCCCGTCTTTCTGTAGGAAACACCGGGCGAATCCATTACAGCGGAGCCTGTGAAGTCACCGACTTCGTGGAAAAACTGCCCGGCGACGTCCTCATCGTCGACATCGACAGCGCCAGGCACGTCGAGGTCACCCCCATCCATGTCGGTACCTGGACCTTCCTGACCCTCGAGGCTGACCTCAACAGCCGAGAAGACATCGTTGACCTCGACAGCCGACTAGCAGCCATAGACCCCAAAGACCGCACCGTCGTGCGCACAATCTTGCGTGGCACCCTCAGCCTCACCGACAAAGCAGAACTGGATACCCTCCTCGAGCGATACTCCACCTCGCTAGCTGCGCTCTTCTCCTGGCAACGACATGAAGACATCGCCGTCGCTGTCGAAGGCACCGACGTAGAAACAATGGGACTTTCCGGCTTCGTCGCATCTGCCGCACGCGAACTTGAACAACGCGCCAGCACCCCACATGATCAGGACGCTGCCGCAGCTCGTGATGCCCTATCCCTGCTGTTCCGTCTCTCCGCGGGAGTACGTCGATGA
- the lysA gene encoding diaminopimelate decarboxylase yields MRAHEAGAMHASGYGGPPLWLPTPSDVNELLPQLWPRGTGRDERGRLSVDGVDALTVAEQFGTPAYVMSEKDFRYRARAFKEAFESAFGVGRAHVYYAGKAFLCTQVARWVMDEGLSLDVCSGGELAVAQRVGFPAGRIGMHGNNKSVAEIEQALLYGVGRLVVDSFDEIDRVERVAARLGVVARVMVRVTVGVEAHTHEYIATAHEDQKFGFSLAQGVAAKAVEAIRSRRHMRLVGLHSHIGSQIFVSDGFHVAARRLLGLLAQCRDEQGRVLPELDLGGGFGIAYTSEHEPMPPSRIAQEFAVLLQCEAEQVGVEVPVVSVEPGRSIVGPSTYSLYEVGTCKDVALPGGGRRRYVSVDGGMSDNVRAALYEADYSATLASRVSQAGPVLSRVVGKHCESGDIVVLDEYLPDDLVPGDLVAVPGTGAYCRALSSQYNHVPRPPVIAVRDGAARVIVRRETVEDILALDVDEG; encoded by the coding sequence ATGCGCGCGCATGAGGCTGGAGCGATGCATGCTTCAGGGTATGGGGGGCCGCCGTTGTGGCTGCCGACGCCATCGGATGTCAACGAGTTGCTGCCGCAGCTGTGGCCCAGGGGAACTGGCCGTGATGAGCGTGGCCGATTGAGTGTTGATGGGGTGGATGCGCTCACTGTTGCTGAACAGTTTGGTACGCCTGCGTATGTGATGAGCGAGAAGGATTTCCGGTATCGGGCGCGTGCGTTTAAAGAGGCGTTCGAGTCGGCGTTCGGGGTGGGGCGGGCCCATGTTTATTACGCGGGTAAAGCGTTTTTGTGCACGCAGGTTGCTCGGTGGGTGATGGATGAGGGTCTGAGTCTTGATGTGTGTTCTGGTGGTGAGTTGGCGGTGGCTCAGCGGGTGGGGTTCCCTGCTGGGCGGATCGGAATGCATGGCAATAACAAGTCAGTGGCGGAGATCGAGCAGGCGCTGTTGTATGGGGTGGGGCGTCTGGTGGTTGATTCGTTTGACGAGATTGATCGGGTGGAGCGGGTTGCGGCACGGCTGGGGGTGGTTGCGCGGGTGATGGTGCGGGTGACAGTGGGGGTGGAGGCCCATACGCACGAGTACATCGCTACGGCGCATGAGGACCAGAAGTTTGGTTTCTCATTGGCTCAGGGGGTGGCGGCTAAGGCGGTGGAGGCGATTCGTTCCCGGCGGCATATGCGTTTGGTGGGTTTGCATAGCCATATTGGTAGTCAGATTTTTGTTTCAGATGGGTTCCATGTAGCGGCGCGTCGTTTGTTGGGTTTGTTGGCGCAATGCCGTGATGAGCAGGGCAGGGTGCTTCCTGAGCTTGATCTTGGGGGTGGGTTTGGGATTGCTTACACCAGTGAGCATGAGCCGATGCCGCCTTCGCGTATTGCGCAGGAGTTTGCGGTGTTGTTGCAGTGTGAGGCTGAGCAGGTTGGTGTTGAGGTTCCTGTGGTTTCGGTGGAACCAGGGCGTTCGATTGTGGGGCCGAGCACATATTCGTTGTATGAGGTGGGGACGTGTAAGGACGTTGCGTTGCCAGGTGGTGGTCGGCGTCGGTATGTGTCGGTTGATGGTGGGATGAGCGATAACGTGCGGGCGGCGTTGTATGAGGCTGACTACAGTGCGACGTTGGCCTCGCGGGTTTCGCAGGCTGGGCCGGTGTTGTCGCGGGTAGTGGGAAAGCATTGTGAGAGCGGCGATATCGTGGTGCTGGATGAGTATTTGCCAGATGATTTGGTGCCGGGTGATCTTGTTGCGGTTCCTGGCACGGGCGCGTATTGCCGTGCGTTGTCGAGCCAGTACAACCATGTTCCGCGTCCACCGGTGATTGCGGTGCGCGATGGTGCTGCGCGAGTGATTGTTCGGCGTGAGACGGTGGAGGACATCTTGGCTTTGGATGTGGACGAAGGGTGA
- a CDS encoding homoserine kinase, with the protein MKGSAVVDVLPVGTAVRVRSCASSANLGPGFDSVGLALGVWDTYVAGVVETPGLSIVIDGDDQGVPRDERHLVYASMRTAFEQAGVAVPVGLVLRCASTVPQGRGMGSSAAAITAGVALGFGLIAVAEQNQGDALDQGEVQIDLDAVSDLASRLERHPDNASASVFGGATVSWVLDEAGEQVESVPRFASAVVPLHPDIEPLVVVPTAQLPTSIARSVLPASVPHSEAARNSGTAALLTLALSQRPDLLLPATREWLHQEQRRGSLGASMELVDELRARGLAAVISGAGPSVLVLGSSSGDVSVVEAVVAGRSSQGWKVLRPGVPTRGVRVERVTLEALSGGDVSLA; encoded by the coding sequence GTGAAAGGTAGCGCGGTGGTTGATGTGTTGCCGGTGGGGACAGCGGTGCGGGTGCGGTCCTGCGCCAGTTCGGCCAACTTGGGTCCCGGGTTCGATTCGGTGGGTTTGGCCTTGGGGGTGTGGGATACGTATGTAGCTGGCGTGGTGGAGACCCCTGGGCTGAGCATCGTGATCGATGGTGATGATCAGGGTGTTCCTCGTGATGAGAGGCACCTTGTTTACGCGTCGATGCGTACTGCTTTTGAGCAGGCCGGGGTCGCGGTTCCTGTTGGTTTGGTGTTGAGGTGCGCTTCAACGGTGCCGCAGGGGCGGGGGATGGGCTCTTCGGCGGCAGCTATTACGGCGGGTGTGGCATTGGGTTTCGGGCTGATTGCCGTGGCTGAGCAGAATCAGGGTGATGCGCTGGACCAAGGTGAGGTGCAGATCGACCTTGATGCCGTGAGTGATCTTGCTTCTCGTTTAGAGAGGCATCCTGATAATGCTTCTGCCAGTGTTTTTGGTGGTGCCACTGTGTCGTGGGTACTGGATGAGGCGGGCGAGCAGGTCGAGTCGGTTCCACGTTTTGCCTCTGCGGTGGTTCCGTTACATCCGGATATTGAACCGTTGGTGGTTGTACCTACGGCTCAGCTGCCGACGTCAATTGCGCGATCGGTTTTGCCGGCTTCGGTGCCCCATAGTGAGGCTGCCCGGAATTCGGGTACGGCTGCGTTGTTGACGTTGGCGTTGTCGCAACGTCCTGATTTGTTGTTGCCTGCTACGAGGGAGTGGCTGCATCAGGAGCAGCGGCGTGGCTCGCTGGGGGCGTCGATGGAACTTGTTGATGAGTTGAGAGCTCGAGGGCTGGCTGCTGTGATCTCTGGTGCGGGGCCGAGTGTTCTTGTGTTGGGCTCTTCTTCGGGTGATGTGTCGGTGGTTGAGGCTGTGGTGGCTGGTCGTAGTAGTCAGGGGTGGAAGGTTCTTCGTCCTGGTGTTCCGACGAGAGGTGTGAGGGTTGAGCGTGTTACTCTTGAGGCGCTCTCTGGCGGAGATGTTTCGCTCGCCTGA
- a CDS encoding alpha/beta hydrolase, with product MSSFIRKHPRAGSFGAALLLATGSATAPVFTPTSAQAVSGTAARTTNDQSAQTNAGTYKTRSFDYQHGSVFVPQIKKNNVIRGHVVEPVGAPGNRPVIFFLHGFFDTCTNAAKESVSEWPCPQGAREVPNYRGYDYAQKALAAQGYYTVSIDANAVTANDQELPDKGAAARSVVARANLKLLATAASSPSSVSWQGKTAFDLKKTMLIGHSRGGEGVGRTALDSTTNDPWRVAGVLTLAPTNFGRISTPNVPSVSMLPTCDGDVTGLEGQIYTDAPGRYGAGAAFHSSLVLTGGVHNFFNTEWTPGLGVAAGLDDGTRAACPAKTRISAKQQRDAFVTYAGETARAFLLGDRNAQQVLDGRKTAKGAGANSVTALPLGGNRITVMNALGATSTKGLTGTPTDRATWCTAEKCRTDSDRSASPHWLDNDSRNGFALHMPLDQGQAGGIKFAAPTPLQRGDSFEARIVVRGPKAARMKATLLDAQGKELHTAPVNLSRLGGKEPTDQGSHVRDLAQLWRVDLPDGVQGKTLGGIRFTASSASDIAVLDMSIARGQGGMTATPPPAIIEAPTKVVRVNEGNKRHQINVTLPIQGRVTAPAQVGIVTDAAGKDGDKDLSNVSWVQVKPGQQSVNLPFTVEGNTVDDETVRKQIGIETRGPIVVRNPIGLVEVVDDDPDPTFSVIPEQATAKAGGVLEWKIKMNGSTNRSSGLVVQPEPAGAKEILSKELNEATRKAFGIEKATGDVFSKNAQSIDVKFDKKTQTATVRVAAAPGVAGREVKLKLSFTAFNVPDKILTGKIG from the coding sequence ATGTCTAGTTTCATCCGAAAACACCCTCGCGCAGGGTCTTTCGGCGCTGCTCTCCTCCTCGCTACCGGATCAGCTACCGCACCTGTTTTCACTCCGACCTCTGCTCAAGCCGTCTCGGGCACTGCAGCCCGCACCACTAACGATCAATCTGCGCAGACAAACGCAGGCACCTATAAGACACGCTCATTCGACTATCAGCATGGCTCGGTTTTCGTGCCGCAGATCAAGAAGAACAATGTCATTCGAGGGCACGTCGTGGAGCCGGTCGGTGCGCCCGGTAACCGACCTGTCATCTTCTTCTTGCACGGGTTTTTCGACACCTGCACCAATGCCGCCAAAGAGAGCGTCTCAGAGTGGCCTTGTCCTCAAGGCGCTCGCGAAGTCCCGAACTATCGCGGATACGACTATGCCCAGAAAGCGCTCGCAGCGCAGGGGTACTACACCGTTTCTATTGATGCGAACGCCGTCACAGCTAACGACCAAGAACTCCCAGACAAAGGCGCCGCAGCTCGCTCCGTTGTAGCTCGCGCGAACCTGAAGCTTCTTGCTACCGCGGCTTCCTCTCCTTCGTCAGTGTCGTGGCAAGGTAAAACAGCATTCGACCTGAAAAAAACGATGCTTATCGGACACTCTCGTGGCGGGGAAGGGGTGGGGCGCACAGCACTCGATAGCACCACCAATGACCCATGGCGCGTGGCTGGGGTTCTCACTCTTGCGCCCACGAACTTCGGGCGCATCAGCACTCCTAATGTGCCTTCCGTGTCCATGCTGCCTACCTGTGACGGTGACGTCACTGGTCTTGAAGGGCAGATCTACACCGACGCACCGGGTCGTTACGGCGCCGGGGCAGCATTCCATTCCAGCCTCGTTCTCACCGGGGGAGTGCATAACTTCTTCAACACGGAGTGGACTCCCGGTTTGGGCGTAGCAGCAGGACTGGATGATGGCACTCGTGCTGCTTGTCCAGCAAAAACGCGAATCAGTGCCAAACAGCAGCGCGATGCTTTTGTGACGTACGCGGGAGAAACCGCTCGGGCGTTCCTTCTTGGGGATCGTAATGCTCAGCAAGTTTTGGATGGTCGGAAAACCGCCAAAGGTGCTGGGGCCAATAGCGTCACGGCGCTGCCACTTGGAGGAAACCGCATCACTGTGATGAATGCGCTGGGAGCGACGTCGACCAAAGGTCTGACAGGCACCCCCACTGATCGCGCCACGTGGTGCACTGCGGAGAAATGCCGCACCGACTCTGACCGCAGCGCTTCCCCGCACTGGTTGGATAATGACTCCCGGAACGGATTTGCGCTCCACATGCCTCTGGATCAGGGGCAAGCTGGCGGGATCAAATTCGCTGCGCCGACACCTCTTCAACGAGGTGACTCTTTTGAAGCGCGCATCGTGGTTCGCGGGCCGAAGGCTGCCCGTATGAAGGCAACCCTTCTCGATGCCCAAGGCAAAGAGCTGCACACGGCCCCCGTGAACTTGTCCCGTCTAGGTGGGAAAGAACCAACGGATCAGGGATCACACGTGCGTGACCTTGCCCAACTGTGGCGGGTTGATCTGCCTGATGGAGTTCAGGGGAAAACTCTAGGCGGTATCCGTTTCACTGCTTCTTCTGCAAGCGATATTGCTGTTCTCGACATGTCTATTGCTCGAGGGCAAGGGGGAATGACGGCCACGCCTCCTCCGGCGATTATTGAGGCCCCAACGAAAGTTGTCCGTGTTAACGAGGGAAACAAGCGTCATCAAATTAATGTGACTTTGCCGATTCAGGGGCGCGTGACGGCTCCGGCTCAGGTCGGAATTGTTACGGATGCCGCGGGTAAGGATGGAGATAAAGATCTTTCTAACGTCAGCTGGGTGCAGGTCAAGCCTGGACAGCAGTCAGTGAATCTTCCCTTCACTGTGGAGGGGAATACTGTTGACGATGAGACGGTGCGTAAACAGATCGGTATTGAAACGCGCGGGCCGATTGTGGTGCGTAACCCCATTGGTCTTGTCGAGGTTGTTGATGACGATCCCGACCCCACTTTCTCTGTCATTCCCGAGCAAGCCACAGCGAAGGCTGGTGGCGTGCTTGAGTGGAAGATCAAGATGAATGGCTCGACGAACCGTTCATCTGGGTTGGTTGTTCAGCCTGAGCCGGCTGGAGCCAAGGAGATTTTGTCTAAAGAGCTCAATGAGGCGACGCGCAAAGCCTTCGGGATCGAAAAAGCTACGGGAGATGTCTTCTCCAAGAATGCGCAGTCGATCGATGTGAAGTTCGACAAGAAAACTCAGACGGCAACGGTGCGTGTCGCGGCTGCTCCTGGAGTAGCCGGACGTGAGGTGAAGCTCAAGCTTTCGTTTACCGCGTTCAACGTTCCGGACAAGATCCTTACCGGCAAGATCGGCTAA